ccttaagacacaaatcaaccaaaaccctaatgtcacctagatactccaatgtcaactcaagtatctgtgggtatgattatacgatatgcatcacacagtctcatattcatctattcaaccaacacaaagtacttcaaagagtgccccaaagtttctaccggagagacaagacgaaaacgtgtgccaacccctatgcaaaagttcacaatgttacggaacccgcaagttgatcaccaaaacatacatcaggtagatcacgtgatatcccattgtcaccacagataagcacatgcaagacatacatcaagtgttctcaaatccttaaagactcaatccgataagataacttcaaagggaaaactcaatccattacaagagagtagagggggagaagcatcataagatccaactataatagcaaagctcgcgatacatcaagatcgtgccaaatcaagaacacgagagagagagagagagagagagagagagagatcaaactcatagctactggtacataccctcagccccgagggtgaactactccctcctcgtcatggagagtgccgggatgatgaagctggccaccggtgagggatccccccctcccaTTGGGTGCCGGAACAaagtccagattggtttttggtggctacagaggcttgcggcggcggaactcccgatctattctgttccccgatgtttttagggtatatggacctATATAGGCGTAAGAAGTCGGACAGgcgagccacgagggtggggggcgcaccctgggcgtagggcgcgcctccctgcctcgtggcttcctcgaagcttccctgacgtctactccaagtctcctggattgcttccgttccaaaaataactctcccgaaggtttcattccgtttggactccgtttgatatcccttttcttcgaaacactgaaataggcaagaaaacagcaatttgggctgggactccggttaataggttagtcccaaaaataatataaaagtgtttagtaaagcccataaacatccaaaatagataatataatagcatgaatacttcataaattatagatacgttggagacgtatcatttcccatcaatagtatgtcatccacatataatatgagaaatgctacagagctcccactcactttcttgtaaatgcaggcttctccagaaatctgtgtaaacccaaacgcttttgatcatctcatcaaagcaaatgttccaactccgagatgcttgcaccagcccatagattgagcgctggagcttgcataccttgtcagcattcttaggattgacaaaaccttctggctgcatcatatacaatacttccttaaggaaaccattaaggaatgtcgtcttgacgtccatttgccatatctcataatcatagaatgcggcaattgctaacatgattcggacggactttagcttcgctacgggtgagaaggtctcatggtagtcaaccccttgaacttgtcgataacccttagcgataagccgagccttatagatggtcacattaccatctgcgtcagtcttcttcttaaatatccatttattctctatggcttgccgatcatcgggcaagtctgtcaaagtccatacttcattttcatacatggatcctatctcggatttcatggcttcaagccatttgttggaattcgggcccgccatcgcttcttcatagttcgaaggttcaccattgtctaacaacatgatttccaggacagggttgccgtaccactctggtgcggaacgtgtccttgtggacctacgaagttcagtagcaacttgatccgaagtttcatgatcatcatcattaacttcctctctagtcggtgcaggcaccacagaaacattttcctgagctgcgctgctttccggttcaagaggcagtacctcatcaagttctactttcctcccacttacttctttcgagagaaactctttctctagaaaggatccattcttggcaacaaagatcttaccttcggatctgaggtagaaggtatacccgatagtttccttagggtatcctatgaagacgcatttttccgacttgggttcaagcttttcaggttgaagtttcttgacataagcatcgcatccccaaactttcagaaacgacaacttaggtttcttcccaaaccataattcatatggtgtcatctcaacggatttcgacggagccctatttaaagtgaatgcggcagtctctaaagcataacccctaaatgatagcggtagatcggtaagagacatcatagatcgcaccatatccaatagagtgcgattacaacgttcggacacaccatttcactgaggTGTTTCAGGcgtcgtgagttgtgaaacaattccacatttccttaagtgcatgccaaattcgtgactcaaatattcccctccacgatctgatcgtaagaactttattttcctgtcatgttgattctcaacctcactctgaaattccttgaacttttcaaaggtctcaaacttgtgtttcattaagtagacatacccatatatacttaagtcatcagtgatggtgagaacataacgataaccaccgcgagcctcaacgctcattggaccgcacacatcagtatgtatgatcccTACTCCTAAtatctcagttggtagtctccgttccgggtttattttcgtcccatcaCTTTCGTTCGGGTTTTTTTCGTCAGTTTTTTTCGTCCCCTTCTCACACCCCGAACTGCTCGACCCGCTAAAAAAATCCCCTCGTTCGATCCCCAACCTCCCCCCAGTCCCGTCGCCGCTGCTGCCTATCCCGCCTCCTACCGGTGCGCCACCACTCCCGCCTCCTTCCGGCGCGCCGTCATCCCTGCCTCCTACCGGCGCGCCGCCAGACCCTCCTTCTTCCCTGGAGTGCCGCCACCCCGCTACCCCCGCCATCTCCCACCATGGGGTAACCCTAGATGGCCGCCGGCCCGCCGTCGCCGACGTCGCCTCCTTCTCCCTTGGCCCTCAGCCACCCAACGGCAGCTGCATCACGCCGATTAGGTCTTACCCCAGGACAGCCACGGGTGTCGTCATCTCCAGAAGCCTGCCCCCAAATCGTTGCCACCTGCGCCTCCGATTCAGCCAACGTCGGTCATCTCCCTCTTCGTCCTCCACGGGTGTTGCTCTGCCTCGGTCTATAATTAACGTCCATGCCCCAACGCCTTCTCACTGTTCCTCCCCTGAGCGCACCCCGCGGCTAACCCTAGGGACCGAGTCGGGCTTGCCGGCACGGCCGCGTCGTGTGCTGTTGGCACCCCACTCCACCTGCTATGTTGCGCCCCGGTCTCCAACAGCCATTCCGAGGAACCCATCTCGCCGCCACCATCGTCTGCTATCCTCCAATAAGTGTGTTGCGGTACGCCGATGTCCTCCCATCGGCAAGCTCCGCCCCTGCTGGCATCGTCCACTCACACCATGTCCTCCTCTTTGCCAAGCAGCGTTAAGGTATGCACAAAACCCCACCTCTCTCTCCATGCCCTCTGTTTCTTTTTGATCTGATGTGTACTGAGGTCCAGTTTTCACCATGTTGATCTGATGCTGAGACGTGCTAGCTACAACAGAAGCAGCTACTTTGGTTTTGCAGTTCCAAAACTACACAAAAGTTGGAGAGAACGTGTACCATTACCATCTGTGGTCGGGGAATAGAACATGAATCAGACAATTCGTTCTTTGTACAATCAGAGTTTAGAGGACAGTATGCTGCATCACAGTTTTGGTTCTTTTGTTGTTTCTTGTATAAATGATCACCTACATTGTAGGGGCTTCTCCCTATACTGAGCTTTAGAATGTGTCGCAATTAAAAGTGAAGGAATTTTTCAGTCGAATAAAATTTAGTATTTTCATATTGATCTTTATGTACAGTGTGATGGGTGTGGACAAAAACATGTGGTGTTACCTTACAGTATGTACTT
This region of Triticum aestivum cultivar Chinese Spring chromosome 2D, IWGSC CS RefSeq v2.1, whole genome shotgun sequence genomic DNA includes:
- the LOC123055720 gene encoding vegetative cell wall protein gp1, with translation MAILVAEVVSPEESPEELRGQVFFVPFSHPELLDPLKKSPRSIPNLPPVPSPLLPIPPPTGAPPLPPPSGAPSSLPPTGAPPDPPSSLECRHPATPAISHHGVTLDGRRPAVADVASFSLGPQPPNGSCITPIRSYPRTATGVVISRSLPPNRCHLRLRFSQRRSSPSSSSTGVALPRSIINVHAPTPSHCSSPERTPRLTLGTESGLPARPRRVLLAPHSTCYVAPRSPTAIPRNPSRRHHRLLSSNKCVAVRRCPPIGKLRPCWHRPLTPCPPLCQAALSGDYQKSKTTL